Genomic window (Nitrospiraceae bacterium):
TTGAGTCACATTTTTTACCAATTCATCCTTTTTTGCATCAAGAAGTTTTTTAAAATCAGCACTTTCATCCTTGCTTTTTACAAGTTCCGCTTCCTTGGATTTAAGTCTCTCTTCAAGCATGGAATTGTCTTTTTTGAGTTTATCGATGTCGCTAACCCTTGCTTTGTACTCTGAAGTCGATACGCAGCCCGTTACAATAAATACAGAAAAAACAACCAGCAGCAAAAATATTTTTTTCATATAAAACCTCCTGAATATATTCGTGTCTTAGCTTTTATAATTATAGCAAGTTTTACACTTTAAATCTCTTGACATTTCTGCTTGAAAAATATGAAATTTAATCCAATAAAATGCCAAAAGCGCGAGCACATTTAATAATTTCAGGAAGGGTACAGGGAGTGTTTTACAGATCCTTCACAGAGGAGACTGCTTACTCTCTAAGTCTGAAGGGCTGGGTTAGAAACTGCAGCGATGGAAATGTGGAAGTGTTATTTGAAGGAGGGAAAGAAGACATCGAAAAAGCAATAAGTTCTTGCTATAAAGGACCTCCTTCATCTAAGGTTAATGCGATAGATATCCGCTGGGAAGACTTTAAAAATGAATTTGATGTTTTTACAATCCGTTATTTTTAGGAGGACAGCGTGAAAATAAAAGGCAAACTTTTAGGAGAATTGCTTATTGAAAATAACGTAATAGATCAGTTTCAGCTCAGCGCTGCTTTAGGCCATCAAAAACAGTGGGGCGGCAAACTAGGATCCTCACTTATAGAAATGGGATTTGTTGAAGAAAAAAAACTTGCATCTTTTCTTGAACAGCAGCTTGGTGAAAGATGTATTTATCTTGATGAAGTTGATATCTCTCCGCAGGCATTAAAGACAGTAAAATTTGAGATTGCTAAAAAGCACTGCATAATGCCGGTTTCCTTTGAAAACAATACACTTGTTATTGCAACAGGAGATCCAACGGACATTAAGATGCAGGATGAACTTTCTTTTAAACTAAATTGCAGGATAAAACCGATACTTGCTATAGAATCTGACATAAAAAATGCCATCTCTAAACATTACGAAGGAATAACCATAAATTCACCTCTAAGTTTCAGATCAAGCGCTGAAAAGCTTCCTGAAACTATGGATATAATAAGAAGTAAAAATTCTGAAGCTCAGACTGAAGGAATAACAAAAAAAGAAGAGACTGATGAAAGCGGTCTTCTTAACGCAATCGTATCACTTCTGCTCGAGAAAGGCATTATTACAAATGAAGAACTATTTAAAAAAGTCAATGCAAAAACAAAAAAATTTAATTTTTAATTACCAGAACAAAATATATTTATAAGCCAGTATTATCTTTTGTATTCCTTCTCAACAATTTTTTTTATTTCTTTGACAGAATAACCTTTTTTATACAATTCGAAAGCCCGCAGGGCTTCCCCAAGGCAGATGTCTCAGACAGAAGCATGAAGATCAACATAACAGCTCAAGAGACTTATATGTTTTGATGCTGACTCCTCGCAAAAACAATAGCAGTATATACTGTCCAGAACCCATGGTATTTCTTTAGCCACACGGTATGCTTCTTTTACTCTGGGATTTGCGAACTGACTAGGATCAAGGGTTGCTCTTTTTTCCCCTTTTCTAAGGGATTCATTCTTTTGTGTACCGGTATTTTTCTGAGCACAACACACATGCGGCAGAAAAACCATAAAAAAACATGACACGACTATAAATATAAGAATCTTCTTCACCTTTACCTCACACTAATAAAATATCATTAAAGCCTTATTCTTCGCAATCTCAGGGCATTTGTCACTACTGATACTGAACTGAAACTCATTGCTAATGCTGCAAGCATTGGATTTAATAAAATTCCAAAGAATGGGAAAAGCACGCCAGCTGCAACAGGAATAAGAATTATGTTATAAGCAAAAGCCCAGAAAAGATTTTGCTTTATATTTCTTATTGTTGCCTTGGAAAGCGCAATTGCGGTCACAACTCCCTTAAGACTACCTTTTATCAGTGTAATGTCTGATGCTTCCATAGCAATGTCAGTCCCAGTGCCAATCGCAATTCCTACATCTGCTTGTGCAAGAGCAGGCGCATCATTAATGCCGTCTCCAACCATTGCAACAACCTTCCCTTCATTTTGAAGTTTCTTAATTTCCTCTGCCTTATCTTCAGGAAGCACTTGCGCAAGCACTCTGTCGATTCCTGCAATACGAGCAATAGCATCTGCTGTTATCCTATTATCTCCTGTAAGCATTGCAACTTCTATTCCGAGTTTGTGCAATGATTTTACAATTTCTTTGGATTCGGGTTTAATTGTATCTGCAACTCCAATTATCCCATGAACAATTTTGTCTACAACAACAAACACCATGGTCTTGCCATCAGAGGCAAGAGTTTCAGCTTTTTGCTTCAAGCCATTGAATTTAATTCTCTCATTTTCCAACATTGCAGCATTCCCCAGAATAACACTTTTGCTTTTTACATCTGCTTTTATGCCTTGACCAGGCACTGCCTGAAATTGGGAAGGTGTCTCTGGAGAAATACCATCAATTTCACGGGCTTTTTTGATTATTGCCTCGCCGAGTGGATGCTCGGAATTTTTCTCAGCAGACGCAGCATAAAAAAGAATATCTTTTTTTGTAACTGAACCAGACGTGATTATATCGGTTACTGATGGTTCGCCTTTTGTAAGTGTTCCGGTTTTATCGAATACAACCATATTGATTTTATGAGCAGTCTCCAGAGATTCACCTCCTCGTATAAGTATCCCATTTTCAGCGCCCTTCCCTGTCCCGACCATTATTGATGTTGGAGTTGCGAGACCAAGCGCACAAGGACACGCAATTATCAGAACAGCAATTAGATTGAGAAGCGCATATGTTAATGAAGGTTCTGGACCGAATAAAAACCATACAAGAAATGTTATGAGTGCAATTATCATTACAACAGGAACAAATACGGATGCAATTTTGTCTGCCATTCTTGCAATAGGAGGTTTTGAACCTTGAGCTTCCTGAACCATATTAATTATCCGACTCAACACCGTATCTCTCCCGACTCTTGTTGCCTCAAATCTAAAGGAGCCTGTCTTGTTTATCGTTGCGCCTATAGCGGAATCTCCAGTCTTTTTCTCAACAGGAATAGATTCTCCTGTTAACATTGATTCATCGACTGACGAATATCCGTCTTTTATTATTCCATCTACAGGAATTCTCTCGCCCGGACGGACTATAATTATATCTCCTATTTCAACTTCTTCTATAGGAATGTCTTTCTCAACACCATTTTTTAGTACTCTTGCAGTTTTTGCCTGAAGCCCCATTAATTTCTTAATAGCTTCTGAAGTTCTTCCCTTTGCCCTTGCCTCGAACATCCTGCCTAAAAGAATGAGTACGATTATCGCGGCGGCTGTATCAAAATATACTTCTGCGGAATAGCCTTTTATCTCGAATAAGGAAGGATAAAAAGCTGCAAAAACACTATATATATATGCAGCTGATGTACCCACTGCAATAAGCGTGTTCATATTAGTAGTTCTATGTTTTGCAGCGCTTATTGCGCCTTTATAAAACTGCCACCCAATCCAGAATTGAACAGGTGTTTCAAGGATAAGCTGGATAATAAAATTAATCTTTTTAGGCAATGAAAAAATTTTAATGCCAAGCATGTCCCAATATGCAAGTATGATTACAGGAATTGCAAGAACTGCACCTATTAGAACCTTCATCTTCAGATTCTGATAATGGGCTTCTCTCTCATGTTTTTCTTTTTCAACAATATCCTCGCCCTTGTCAACTGTCAAAACGTCGTAGCCTGCATCTTTTACAGCCTGCCTGAGTTCTCTAAGACCAATCTGAGAGGGAACATATTCTACTGTTGCTCTTTCGGTTGCAAGATTTACTGATATAGATACAACACCTTCCAGAGAACTTAATGCATCCTGTACTCGCTTAACACAAGCAGCGCAACTCATTCCTTTTATAGGAATCGTCTGTTTCGCGATAACAACGCTGTAGCCAAGGTCTTTTATTTTTTTTACAAAATCGCTAATAGATACACTAAGCGGATTATATAAAACAGTTGCCTTTTCAGCGGTAAAATTAACGCTGGCTTTGTTCACACCTTTCATACTGGATAGATTCGCTTCTATGCTTGCTGCACAAGCTGTACAGGACATCCCTGTAATTGGTAGATCGATCCTTTTTATCTCTTTATCTTCTTTATTCATGATTTTATTCAGGTGTCTCAGCTAATTTTTTTATTCTCGGATTATCACTGCATACATGGCAGTCTGGATTTTTCGGAATATGAATCTTTCTGAAATTTGTTTTTAGCGCATCATAAATTAAAAGCTCGTTTTTTAAAACACTGCCGATATTCAATATAAGTTTTAAAACCTCTGCTGCCTGAAGCGAGCCGATAACACCAGGTAACACACCCAGCAAACCCGTATCCGGGCTTGACGGAACAACTCCCTCGGCAGGAATGTCTTCAAAAAGACATCTGTAGCAATGTCCTTTTTTCGGAATGATCGTTGTAACATGCCCTTCGAATTTCAATACTGCGCCGCTCACAAGCGGTTTATTTAAAATAACACACGCATCATTGATAAGATATCGGGAAGGGAAATTGTCACTGCAATCAACAATAACGTCATAATCCCTGATTAATGTCATGATATTTTTTTGAGTGACTCTTTCTCCATATGTTATGAAATTCACATCGGGATTCAGTGCATTGAATGTTTTTTTTGCAGATTCTGTTTTCGAGGTTCCAAGCGTATTCACACTATGGGCAATCTGCCTTTGTAGATTGCTTAATTCAACATTATCATTGTCAGCCATCCCTATTGTTCCTATTCCGGCTGCTGTCAGATAAAAACCCAATGGAGAACCCAAGCCGCCGGCACCAACAACAAAAACTTTTGCGCTTAAAAGTTTTTTCTGGCCTTCAATTCCAACTTCAGCAAGCTTTATATGTTTGTCGTATCTTTGCAGTTGTTCTTCGGTAAGCTCGATCATTTTATCCTTGTACATGATAATTTTTGCTTTTTGAATTTATATGCTAGATTGGGATCATAATATCAAAGTTTGTTAACTTATTAGCAATTTCCTCTGTCGACATCTGTTTAAATTTATTAGAAGGATTATTCGAGATAATATCCACATTCATCATCTTTAGTGTTTCGATTCCAATCTTGGTCTCTTCTGTTATCGCAAGTTGCCGGTCAACAATAAAAACTGTGACCGAATCTTCAGCTAAAGTAAGACCGATAGCAGTCTTAATAGCAACCGTCTGTCTGTCTCTGGCAATTACTGCAATTTTTTTTGTAATGTTCTTTTTGTCCATATAATTAATCTAAGTTTCTTTAATCACTGTCTTAAGCTTGAATTTTTCATCAGCATATTTATCTTTCTTTTTTATCAAAAGCCATTCCTTAATTTTATCTTTAAATCTTGTCAGTACAAAAACACCGTTTAACTTACTGCCTTTAAGATATATCTCAAGTTTACCACTTTTCATATCGCCGCTGAAAATTTGATATGCTCCCTTGTCCCATATCAGCACAGTTCCAGCTCCATACATGCCTTCAGGGATACTGCCCTCGAA
Coding sequences:
- a CDS encoding heavy metal translocating P-type ATPase — encoded protein: MNKEDKEIKRIDLPITGMSCTACAASIEANLSSMKGVNKASVNFTAEKATVLYNPLSVSISDFVKKIKDLGYSVVIAKQTIPIKGMSCAACVKRVQDALSSLEGVVSISVNLATERATVEYVPSQIGLRELRQAVKDAGYDVLTVDKGEDIVEKEKHEREAHYQNLKMKVLIGAVLAIPVIILAYWDMLGIKIFSLPKKINFIIQLILETPVQFWIGWQFYKGAISAAKHRTTNMNTLIAVGTSAAYIYSVFAAFYPSLFEIKGYSAEVYFDTAAAIIVLILLGRMFEARAKGRTSEAIKKLMGLQAKTARVLKNGVEKDIPIEEVEIGDIIIVRPGERIPVDGIIKDGYSSVDESMLTGESIPVEKKTGDSAIGATINKTGSFRFEATRVGRDTVLSRIINMVQEAQGSKPPIARMADKIASVFVPVVMIIALITFLVWFLFGPEPSLTYALLNLIAVLIIACPCALGLATPTSIMVGTGKGAENGILIRGGESLETAHKINMVVFDKTGTLTKGEPSVTDIITSGSVTKKDILFYAASAEKNSEHPLGEAIIKKAREIDGISPETPSQFQAVPGQGIKADVKSKSVILGNAAMLENERIKFNGLKQKAETLASDGKTMVFVVVDKIVHGIIGVADTIKPESKEIVKSLHKLGIEVAMLTGDNRITADAIARIAGIDRVLAQVLPEDKAEEIKKLQNEGKVVAMVGDGINDAPALAQADVGIAIGTGTDIAMEASDITLIKGSLKGVVTAIALSKATIRNIKQNLFWAFAYNIILIPVAAGVLFPFFGILLNPMLAALAMSFSSVSVVTNALRLRRIRL
- a CDS encoding PCYCGC domain-containing protein, which translates into the protein MKKILIFIVVSCFFMVFLPHVCCAQKNTGTQKNESLRKGEKRATLDPSQFANPRVKEAYRVAKEIPWVLDSIYCYCFCEESASKHISLLSCYVDLHASV
- the moeB gene encoding molybdopterin-synthase adenylyltransferase MoeB; translated protein: MYKDKMIELTEEQLQRYDKHIKLAEVGIEGQKKLLSAKVFVVGAGGLGSPLGFYLTAAGIGTIGMADNDNVELSNLQRQIAHSVNTLGTSKTESAKKTFNALNPDVNFITYGERVTQKNIMTLIRDYDVIVDCSDNFPSRYLINDACVILNKPLVSGAVLKFEGHVTTIIPKKGHCYRCLFEDIPAEGVVPSSPDTGLLGVLPGVIGSLQAAEVLKLILNIGSVLKNELLIYDALKTNFRKIHIPKNPDCHVCSDNPRIKKLAETPE
- a CDS encoding acylphosphatase, with product MPKARAHLIISGRVQGVFYRSFTEETAYSLSLKGWVRNCSDGNVEVLFEGGKEDIEKAISSCYKGPPSSKVNAIDIRWEDFKNEFDVFTIRYF